The following proteins come from a genomic window of Bradysia coprophila strain Holo2 unplaced genomic scaffold, BU_Bcop_v1 contig_138, whole genome shotgun sequence:
- the LOC119073239 gene encoding uncharacterized protein LOC119073239, producing MVRVFSAYHYRGQTIHTINDEILATCVMENTDRIAIAKSNSYIVDIVSLKSNRDDNDLNHNDNDKLKIVLSFPTVDQVQQIAYCCNGNYLVTLEKRSSRRQGEKFFCRVYANWSALDAATGKNTSIRARIAGKVTPSNCTDCLEVIEVPVRNAPKRIACCQTTGNLAISVNCGIVFYKYFQCMNDSTKHQYIDFKEIPFSVDLDFTPVKLEMVENFVSCSNSKFVILFRLNLTNSLQSDDAISASLTSDISNSCPIDLPYKKVINDVVDFSVCNVEDFEVAIASTHDRSEQRKQSIVCEFKPVSTNLKCNLVRQLSDNDMLIHSESDYTLKVLLQLKQRDSNDPFKCLVLKPIFLRRSEHTNDLYNISIEHVWKSNHFHELFGVTVLVATSNDGYVYQFSNNDKWLTEDTNLIATYPFTSPLIDVMMNQNVLHALTDRGLETYTLRVGHKLFTSYFEYNLQSSSSEIEACPRLEDPICLIGLRPFLGVKSMLCNNFHMVLFANHLDESVKKDYDEGCWTVYNMTLPTPENMYRDFDELAKSYFAESSSCSTYAHLMGEAHVIMRVAKEFSTIQHNSETGTDLIQFDSSDCEKMFLESCRKLGDFCVVSENREEYCQAFAYYSMGGLLVTEVYDRGLNLSKNDREKSLTGLVHTIKNMFIKHHHQCADELGRLLTSVRTNGEPQKSVTFGEELLDLFLVAAPDELAALCLKSQVFRDYMSEKVCEAINTKQDKTNEDKLCLVMESVRRNNQRETDSILNMFTEDCFYDVLTQHWCVLFDSTHIKKSNKHVLSFSELTESYLLPSKAQPIQQSLVRIFIYLTIDTKAVLMDVMLKLLMDYLASSVGQSGYNTAQLILQILLESHFYDLYVNRRFNGTYSDQSIVNCESMESTASISCQKCSQQQTQTHSTSATSENCPMEHFCSESMNTDAMKILIRIYLGKLKKAQFDQATMKNAASDSKNMKGLFKFLQKNIAKLYEHHQSRNTGDVEQADDITEASKQRRPILFLQCRPKYLNRLTPFTEKQFVYNEAGCYGLADCQWSDLHLTIVKFQALLSSGRLTRDILQEIVYFFEANAPLISMESFITLLLPDTNCIAFFIENYPKHLLEFAKCRLNEESLWTDLLLRVLDQKDWLVKSNSYKFFEKLLEDILKYIVKTKDLATVLRIIPVKKTELPTSHLLYSGNCGESAEDRIFAQYLKLAIDKDRANRLSDMIKTTGHQLYDTYNRNKQFFN from the exons ATGGTTCGAGTATTTTCTGCATACCACTATCGTGGACAAACAATTCATACGATTAACGATGAAATCCTGGCCACTTGTGTCATGGAAAACACGGATCGCATCGCAATCGCTAAATCGAATTCATACATCGTGGATATCGTGTCATTGAAATCGAACAGGGACGACAACGATCTCAATCACAACGACAACgataaactgaaaattgtcTTGTCGTTTCCAACAGTTGATCAGGTGCAACAGATCGCCTATTGTTGCAATG GAAATTACTTGGTAACTTTGGAGAAACGTTCAAGTCGACGTCAAGGGGAAAAATTTTTCTGTCGTGTGTATGCGAATTGGAGTGCACTGGATGCAGCAACCGGAAAAAATACGTCGATACGCGCTCGTATAGCTGGTAAAGTGACGCCCAGCAACTGTACTGATTGCTTGGAAGTGATTGAAGTGCCCGTTAGGAATGCCCCAAAGAGGATCGCTTGTTGTCAAACCACTGGAAATTTGGCAATTTCGGTTAATTGTGGAATTGTTTTTTACAAATACTTTCAATGCATGAACGACAGCACAAAGCATCAGTACATTGATTTTAAGGAAATTCCATTCAGTGTTGACCTGGACTTTACTCCGGTCAAATTAGAAATGGTGGAAAACTTTGTGTCCTGTTCGAACAgcaaatttgtcattttatttCGGCTCAATTTGACCAACAGTTTGCAAAGTGACGATGCAATATCGGCTAGTTTGACATCGGATATTAGCAATAGCTGTCCCATTGATTTGCCTTACAAGAAGGTAATAAATGATGTGGTGGATTTTAGTGTTTGCAACGTCGAAGATTTTGAAGTGGCCATCGCGTCGACTCATGATCGATCTGAACAACGAAAGCAGAGCATCGTATGTGAATTCAAGCCGGTCAGTACGAATTTAAAGTGCAATTTGGTGCGTCAATTGTCTGACAATGACATGTTGATTCATTCTGAG AGTGACTATACATTGAAGGTTTTACTTCAACTAAAGCAACGAGATTCAAACGATCCATTCAAATGTTTAGTCTTAAAACCGATTTTTCTACGACGATCTGAGCATACGAACGATCTATACAACATTTCAATTGAACACGTCTGGAAGTCGAATCATTTCCACGAACTGTTTGGAGTGACAGTATTGGTGGCAACGTCCAACGATGGATACGTTTATCAATTTAGCAACAATGACAAATGGCTAACTGAAGACACCAACCTCATTGCAACCTATCCATTCACATCACCACTCATCGATGTAATGATGAACCAGAATGTTTTGCATGCATTGACGGATCGTGGACTGGAAAC ATACACATTACGCGTCGGACACAAACTCTTTACCAGCTACTTCGAATATAATCTTCAGAGTTCTTCATCTGAAATAGAAGCATGCCCACGACTAGAGGATCCAATTTGTTTAATTGGCTTGCGACCATTTTTGGGAGTTAAGTCCATGCTGTGCAACAATTTCCATATGGTGCTGTTTGCAAATCATTTGGACGAAAGTGTGAAGAAAGACTATGACGAAGGATGTTGGACAGTGTACAATATGACATTACCCACACCAGAGAATATGTATCGGGACTTCGATGAATTGGCTAAAAGTTACTTTGCCGAAAGTAGCAGTTGCAGTACGTACGCACACTTGATGGGAGAAGCACATGTCATCATGCGAGTTGCGAAGGAGTTTTCGACTATACAGCATAACAGCGAGACAGGGACCGATTTGATTCAATTTGATTCGTCGGattgtgaaaaaatgtttttggaatCGTGTCGGAAACTGGGAGACTTCTGTGTCGTATCAGAGAATCGGGAAGAGTACTGTCAGGCATTCGCTTACTATTCCATGGGAGGATTGCTTGTAACTGAAGTGTACGACCGAGGATTGAACTTATCAAAAAATGATCGCGAGAAGTCATTGACCGGTCTAGTTCATACTATCAAAAACATGTTTATCAAACATCATCACCAATGTGCAGACGAGCTCGGCAGACTATTGACAAGTGTTAGAACCAATGGAGAACCACAAAAATCAGTCACTTTTGGGGAAGAATTGCTCGACCTGTTTCTTGTCGCAGCTCCTGATGAATTAGCTGCTTTATGCCTAAAGTCACAAGTATTTCGCGATTATATGTCGGAGAAAGTGTGCGAGGCAATCAACACCAAACAAGATAAAACGAATGAGGACAAGCTCTGTTTGGTAATGGAAAGTGTTCGCAGGAATAATCAGCGCGAAACCGACTCAATACTCAACATGTTCACGGAGGACTGTTTCTATGACGTTTTAACGCAACACTGGTGCGTTCTGTTCGACTCAACGCACATTAAGAAGTCAAACAAACATGTGCTATCCTTCTCCGAACTGACGGAATCATATCTTTTGCCGTCGAAAGCCCAACCGATTCAGCAGTCATTGGTTCGCATATTTATCTACCTTACAATTGATACCAAAGCGGTGCTTATGGACGTCATGCTCAAATTACTCATGGATTATCTGGCATCGAGTGTGGGTCAGTCTGGTTACAACACTGCTCAGTTGATCCTACAAATACTTTTAGAGTCACACTTTTACGATTTGTACGTGAATCGACGTTTTAATGGGACATACAGCGACCAGTCTATCGTTAATTGTGAATCAATGGAATCTACAGCATCGATCAGTTGTCAAAAATGTTCCCAACAGCAGACGCAGACTCACTCAACATCGGCAACATCCGAAAATTGTCCAATGGAACATTTCTGTTCTGAATCAATGAACACCGACgctatgaaaatattgatccgCATTTACCTAGGAAAGCTAAAGAAAGCTCAGTTCGACCAAGCCACAATGAAAAATGCTGCGTCGGATTCGAAGAACATGAAAGGTCTGTTTAAGTTCCTGCAGAAAAACATTGCAAAATTGTATGAACACCATCAAAGCCGTAATACTGGCGATGTGGAACAAGCAGACGACATAACGGAAGCTTCAAAGCAGAGACGTCCCATTCTCTTCTTACAATGCCGACCAAAGTATCTGAATCGATTGACGCCATTCACTGAAAAGCAGTTTGTATACAATGAAGCGGGATGTTACGGTCTCGCTGACTGTCAATGGAGTGATCTTCACTTGACTATAGTGAAATTTCAAGCGCTGCTGAGCAGTGGTCGATTGACACGTGACATTCTACAAGAAATCGTTTATTTCTTTGAGGCGAATGCACCGTTGATATCGATGGAAAGTTTCATCACCTTGCTTCTACCCGACACGAACTGTATTGcatttttcatcgaaaattatccGAAACATTTGTTGGAATTTGCAAAG TGTCGATTGAACGAAGAAAGTTTATGGACCGATTTGCTGCTTCGAGTTCTCGATCAGAAGGATTGGCTTGTTAAATCCAATTCGTACaaatttttcgagaaattATTGGAAG ATATCCTCAAATACATCGTCAAAACCAAAGACCTGGCGACAGTGCTTCGAATTATTCCAGTAAAGAAAACCGAATTGCCAACTTCACATCTATTGTATAGCGGCAACTGTGGTGAATCTGCTGAGGATAGAATATTCGCACAGTATTTGAAATTGGCTATTGACAAGGATCGAGCTAATCGATTGAGTGATATGATTAAAACTACGGGACATCAATTATACGATACGTACAATAGGAACAAGCAGTTTTTTAACTAA